A single Streptomyces mirabilis DNA region contains:
- a CDS encoding TetR/AcrR family transcriptional regulator: protein MARDAERPLRADAQRNRDKILAAAVDVFTEEGLDAHFERIAKEAGVGTGTLYRNFPTREALIEAAYRNEVARLCEAVPELLGTMPPREALRAWTRRFIDYATAKLGMADALRAVVASGTNPYAESHELIQAALTSLMNAGTAAGTIRTDISPTDMFAALAGIALTSAGPDQREQAERLLDLTLDGLRPTPPQVPDN from the coding sequence ATGGCCCGCGATGCAGAACGTCCACTGAGGGCTGACGCACAGCGCAACCGGGACAAGATCCTGGCCGCCGCTGTAGACGTGTTCACCGAGGAGGGGCTGGACGCGCACTTCGAGCGCATCGCCAAGGAAGCGGGCGTGGGCACCGGCACCCTCTACCGCAACTTCCCGACCCGGGAGGCCCTGATCGAGGCCGCGTACCGCAACGAGGTGGCCCGGCTGTGCGAGGCCGTCCCCGAGCTCCTGGGGACGATGCCGCCCCGCGAGGCCCTACGCGCCTGGACGCGTCGTTTCATCGACTACGCCACCGCCAAACTGGGCATGGCCGACGCCCTACGAGCGGTAGTCGCCTCGGGAACCAACCCCTACGCCGAGAGCCACGAGCTGATTCAGGCCGCCCTCACCTCCCTCATGAACGCCGGAACCGCCGCCGGCACGATCCGCACCGACATCAGCCCGACCGACATGTTCGCCGCCCTCGCCGGCATCGCCCTCACCTCGGCCGGCCCCGACCAACGCGAACAGGCGGAACGCCTCCTCGACCTCACCCTGGACGGGCTGCGACCGACGCCGCCGCAGGTGCCCGACAACTGA
- a CDS encoding FABP family protein: MFDPAPEYPYPDVHRPDEAPTPHALLAPVIGLLGTWHGRGHGGYPTLAGEFAYAQEVTFSHDGRPFLRYEARAWLLDADGAPLRPSARESGWWRLQPDGRVEALITQPTGIAEIAVGRAADNTVDLSTHEVALTPTAKEVNATRRTYALTDDDTLTFVHELAAVGQPLQHHLSATLRRRR, from the coding sequence GTGTTCGACCCCGCACCGGAGTATCCGTACCCCGACGTCCACCGACCGGATGAAGCACCCACCCCGCACGCGCTTCTCGCGCCGGTGATCGGACTCCTGGGTACCTGGCACGGACGGGGTCACGGCGGGTATCCCACGCTCGCCGGGGAGTTCGCGTACGCGCAGGAGGTCACCTTCAGCCATGACGGCCGCCCCTTCCTCCGGTACGAGGCCCGGGCCTGGCTGCTGGACGCCGACGGCGCACCGCTGCGCCCGTCGGCTCGGGAGAGCGGCTGGTGGCGGCTGCAGCCCGACGGCCGGGTGGAGGCCCTGATCACCCAGCCCACCGGCATCGCCGAGATCGCCGTGGGCCGTGCGGCCGACAACACGGTCGACCTCTCCACCCACGAGGTTGCCCTCACGCCCACGGCCAAGGAGGTCAACGCAACCCGCCGGACCTACGCCCTGACCGACGACGACACGCTCACGTTCGTCCACGAGCTCGCGGCGGTGGGGCAGCCGTTGCAGCACCACCTCTCGGCGACGCTGCGGCGCAGGAGGTAG
- a CDS encoding BlaI/MecI/CopY family transcriptional regulator has product MRRLGDLEAEIMDRLWTWDRPATVREVVDDINKTRPIAYTTVMTVTNILYTKGWLLRGKQGRAWLYAPVRSREAYAAALMEDGLGESKDRSAALLHFVENMSEEEMTALRRALRNVGRQAKP; this is encoded by the coding sequence ATGCGGCGGCTGGGGGATCTCGAGGCGGAGATCATGGATCGCCTCTGGACGTGGGACCGTCCGGCGACCGTGCGTGAGGTCGTCGACGACATCAACAAGACCCGCCCCATCGCGTACACCACGGTCATGACCGTCACCAACATCCTGTACACGAAGGGCTGGCTGCTGCGGGGCAAGCAGGGCCGCGCCTGGCTGTACGCGCCGGTCCGCAGCCGTGAGGCCTACGCCGCCGCGCTCATGGAGGACGGCCTGGGGGAGAGCAAGGACCGCTCGGCCGCGCTGCTCCACTTCGTGGAGAACATGTCGGAGGAAGAGATGACCGCCCTGCGCAGGGCTCTGCGAAACGTGGGCCGCCAGGCGAAGCCGTGA
- a CDS encoding class I SAM-dependent methyltransferase: protein MVTAGTVLLASTGIYLHTTLHGKLRIWRQELDRAGLKGDEQLLDLGCGRGAVLIEAARRLPTGHAVGVDLWSGKDQSGNRPEATLANAAAAGVADRVEVRTADMTALPFADDSFDVVTSALAIHNIPSSEGRYRAVDEAMRVLRPGGQLLVADFWPMARKYAEHIGQGTLRGLGPGYWYGGPWLGITLLHAVKGR from the coding sequence ATGGTGACCGCGGGGACGGTACTGCTTGCCAGCACCGGCATCTACCTGCACACGACACTGCACGGCAAGCTCCGCATCTGGAGGCAGGAGCTGGACCGGGCCGGCCTGAAGGGTGACGAGCAGCTGCTGGACCTGGGCTGCGGTCGCGGCGCGGTGCTGATCGAGGCGGCCAGGCGGCTGCCGACGGGACACGCCGTGGGCGTGGACCTGTGGTCCGGAAAGGACCAGAGCGGCAACCGGCCCGAAGCCACGCTCGCCAACGCCGCTGCGGCAGGGGTCGCCGACCGGGTGGAAGTACGTACGGCCGACATGACCGCGTTGCCGTTTGCGGACGACTCCTTCGACGTCGTGACGAGCGCGCTGGCGATCCACAACATCCCGTCGTCCGAGGGGCGATACCGTGCGGTGGACGAGGCCATGCGGGTGCTGCGCCCGGGCGGGCAGTTGCTCGTCGCCGACTTCTGGCCCATGGCCAGGAAGTACGCCGAGCACATCGGCCAGGGCACGCTGCGCGGACTCGGCCCCGGTTACTGGTACGGCGGCCCGTGGCTCGGCATCACACTTCTGCATGCCGTCAAGGGCCGCTGA
- a CDS encoding helix-turn-helix domain-containing protein yields the protein MRSAESAHDAAAVWDIATPSRPGLLPGVSMAGFSARTTEFFDLSVIPYPAVTVAVSLGDEPFTVDDSNGRQQNGSVVVGLVPSGVRGRGRDIECLQVRLSPVIAHAVLGVSSELGGTVVSLDDLWGRDAARTQEQLRAARSWGDRFAIAEAALVRRHEAGRAIEPEVAFVWRQMVTNLGGVRVERLAAEVGWSRKRLWSRFRAQIGLHPKRAAQLVRFDHAAHRLAAGHSAARVAAEIGYVDQSHLHRDVMAFAGVTPTAVAAAPWLAVDDVAWAAPEYLSKS from the coding sequence ATGCGATCCGCCGAGTCGGCTCATGACGCTGCGGCGGTGTGGGACATCGCCACCCCGTCCCGGCCCGGCCTGCTGCCAGGGGTCAGCATGGCCGGATTCAGCGCTCGTACCACGGAGTTCTTCGACCTGAGCGTGATCCCGTACCCGGCTGTCACGGTGGCCGTCAGCCTCGGCGACGAGCCGTTCACCGTCGACGACAGCAACGGCCGACAGCAGAACGGCAGTGTCGTCGTCGGACTCGTGCCCAGCGGCGTTCGAGGGCGCGGCCGTGACATCGAGTGCCTGCAGGTGCGGCTGTCGCCGGTGATCGCGCACGCCGTGCTGGGCGTCTCTTCGGAGTTGGGCGGGACGGTGGTCTCCCTCGATGACCTCTGGGGCCGTGATGCCGCGCGAACCCAAGAGCAACTGCGCGCTGCCAGGTCATGGGGCGACCGGTTCGCGATCGCGGAGGCGGCGCTCGTTCGACGACACGAGGCAGGCCGAGCGATCGAGCCCGAAGTCGCCTTCGTGTGGCGGCAGATGGTGACGAACCTGGGAGGGGTCCGGGTCGAGCGGCTGGCAGCCGAGGTCGGCTGGAGCCGTAAGCGACTGTGGTCCCGGTTCCGCGCCCAGATCGGTCTCCACCCCAAGCGCGCTGCTCAGCTTGTCCGTTTCGACCACGCGGCCCACCGTCTGGCCGCGGGGCACAGCGCCGCACGGGTGGCGGCGGAGATCGGCTACGTCGACCAGTCCCACCTCCATCGGGATGTCATGGCCTTCGCCGGTGTGACGCCCACGGCCGTCGCGGCTGCGCCGTGGCTTGCGGTCGACGACGTCGCGTGGGCCGCCCCCGAGTACCTGTCCAAGTCCTGA
- a CDS encoding amidase, protein MRLSPIDPFDPFTPAVELAAAIRRKEVSPVEVADCYLERMDELDPRLNAFCHRADDDVRKAAAAAADAVARTPSAEDLPPFLGVPLPIKDLLDVAGWPTTHGSAGAGRAPAAASDPVVRRFVDAGFILLGKTTTSEFGALPFTENEALGISRSPWDPDRTPGGSSSGAGAAVAAGMAPIAHAEDGGGSIRIPASCNGLVGLKPTRGLVTNATVSVEGLGTSGVLTRTVADTAAALDVLARHDPAAWWSPPTPHRSFATAMQTDLPTGLRIGVLTDSPIDGIHVHPACTEAVTVTLRTLESTGHDIVDTRLPLPPTDELVAAFTTIWNIGASGVALADPDRVEPHNRALRDAARSIDSWSYAEGVRKTQQLSRRIVEGFVAGFDLLVTPTMACLPPLVGAWRAGSDADPLTALRNSYPMGVFTSVFNVTGQPAISVPVHHDDATGLPVGVQIVAAPWREDLLLQVSRTLELAHPWTYRRPPVS, encoded by the coding sequence GTGAGGCTCTCGCCGATTGACCCGTTCGACCCGTTCACGCCGGCCGTCGAACTCGCCGCAGCCATACGACGAAAGGAGGTGAGCCCGGTCGAGGTGGCCGACTGTTATCTCGAGCGGATGGACGAGCTCGACCCCCGGCTGAACGCCTTCTGCCACCGGGCCGACGACGACGTCCGCAAAGCCGCGGCTGCCGCGGCCGATGCGGTGGCGCGGACCCCGTCGGCGGAAGACCTCCCGCCGTTCCTCGGCGTCCCGCTGCCGATCAAGGACCTGCTCGACGTGGCCGGATGGCCCACCACCCATGGGTCCGCCGGTGCCGGCCGGGCGCCGGCCGCGGCATCGGACCCGGTCGTGCGACGGTTCGTGGACGCGGGGTTCATCCTGCTCGGCAAGACCACCACGTCCGAGTTCGGTGCCCTGCCCTTCACCGAGAACGAAGCCCTGGGCATCTCGCGCAGCCCGTGGGACCCGGATCGCACGCCGGGCGGATCGTCGAGCGGAGCGGGCGCTGCCGTCGCCGCCGGGATGGCGCCCATCGCCCACGCCGAGGACGGCGGCGGGTCGATCCGCATCCCCGCGTCGTGCAACGGTCTCGTCGGGCTCAAACCCACCCGCGGCCTGGTCACCAACGCGACCGTCAGCGTCGAGGGTCTCGGCACCAGCGGCGTGCTCACCCGCACGGTGGCCGACACCGCGGCCGCCCTCGATGTGCTGGCGCGCCATGATCCGGCCGCGTGGTGGTCACCCCCGACCCCGCACAGGTCCTTCGCCACCGCGATGCAGACGGACCTGCCGACCGGGCTGCGGATCGGTGTGCTCACGGACTCCCCGATCGACGGGATACACGTGCACCCGGCGTGTACTGAAGCCGTCACCGTCACTCTTCGGACGCTCGAATCGACCGGTCACGACATCGTCGACACTCGCCTCCCGCTCCCCCCGACCGACGAGCTGGTGGCGGCCTTCACGACCATCTGGAACATCGGCGCCAGCGGAGTCGCGCTGGCGGATCCGGACCGGGTCGAGCCCCACAACCGTGCCCTGCGGGACGCGGCACGATCGATCGACTCGTGGTCCTACGCGGAAGGGGTGCGGAAGACCCAGCAGTTGTCGCGACGCATCGTCGAGGGCTTCGTCGCCGGCTTCGACCTCCTGGTCACGCCCACGATGGCGTGCCTCCCGCCGCTCGTCGGTGCCTGGCGGGCAGGCTCCGACGCCGATCCCCTGACGGCACTGCGGAACAGCTACCCGATGGGGGTGTTCACGTCGGTGTTCAACGTGACAGGCCAGCCGGCGATCTCCGTCCCCGTCCACCACGACGACGCCACCGGGTTGCCCGTCGGAGTCCAGATCGTCGCCGCTCCGTGGCGGGAGGATCTCCTGCTCCAGGTGTCTCGCACCCTCGAACTGGCACACCCCTGGACCTATCGCCGCCCGCCCGTCAGCTGA
- a CDS encoding helix-turn-helix domain-containing protein — MIGTVFRSEDVPAEDRFEYWRELVGRTRSSDLVSAHTADYWAEYRLMELGPVTVWPSSFLPTRYRRSGKMVRRSDPESYHLTLLLDGGLALEHAGRTDTFGPRDLHMVDGSRPYDLRPADDRDRRAVKGVGVDFPKALLPLPPRMVRELLGRGLSGREGTGALLTEFLVGLDRQAETLQPSDAPRLGTVVLDLVSAWFAQVLDAEAALPQETRQRATAQRIQAFIRQNLHDPELTPPAIAAAHHISRSYLYRIFQQQSQGETVAAWIRRQRLESARRDLADSSLRTTPIHAVAARWGFPRASEFTRAFRTAYGLSPKEYRLQALSEREQMLSHSLRTDSLPTQLTGGRR, encoded by the coding sequence ATGATCGGGACCGTGTTCCGAAGCGAGGACGTGCCTGCGGAGGACAGGTTCGAGTACTGGCGGGAACTGGTCGGCCGGACGCGATCGAGCGACCTGGTCAGTGCTCACACCGCCGACTACTGGGCGGAGTACCGGCTGATGGAGCTGGGGCCGGTGACCGTATGGCCGTCGTCGTTCCTGCCGACCCGCTACCGGCGGAGCGGGAAAATGGTGCGGCGGTCCGACCCCGAGTCGTACCACCTGACGCTGCTGCTCGATGGAGGACTGGCTCTCGAGCACGCCGGGCGGACCGACACGTTCGGCCCGCGTGACCTGCACATGGTCGACGGCTCGCGGCCGTACGACCTCCGGCCGGCGGACGACAGGGATCGCCGTGCCGTCAAGGGGGTGGGCGTGGACTTCCCCAAGGCGTTGCTGCCCCTGCCGCCGCGCATGGTCCGGGAGTTGCTGGGCCGGGGGCTGTCGGGGCGGGAGGGTACCGGGGCTCTGCTGACAGAATTCCTCGTCGGTTTGGACCGGCAGGCCGAAACCCTTCAGCCGTCCGACGCGCCACGCCTGGGTACGGTCGTACTCGACCTGGTGTCGGCCTGGTTCGCCCAAGTACTGGACGCAGAGGCCGCCCTTCCGCAGGAGACCCGCCAGCGTGCCACAGCACAACGCATCCAGGCGTTCATCCGGCAGAACCTCCACGACCCGGAGCTGACGCCGCCCGCGATCGCCGCCGCGCACCACATCTCCCGCAGCTACCTGTACCGGATCTTTCAGCAGCAGTCGCAGGGCGAGACGGTCGCGGCCTGGATCCGCCGCCAGCGGCTGGAGAGCGCCCGCCGCGACCTGGCCGACTCCTCGCTGCGCACCACGCCGATCCACGCCGTCGCCGCCCGCTGGGGCTTCCCCCGTGCCTCCGAATTCACCCGCGCCTTCCGCACCGCCTACGGGCTCTCCCCCAAGGAATACCGGCTCCAGGCACTTTCCGAGCGGGAGCAGATGCTCAGCCATTCCCTGCGGACTGACTCCCTCCCTACTCAGCTGACGGGCGGGCGGCGATAG
- a CDS encoding class I SAM-dependent methyltransferase: MTEPSSHLGATADAYDAVAVRYAELFRNDLDALPLDRAMLAAFADLVRTTGAGPVAELGCGPGRITAHLRDLGLDVFGVDLSPVMIDLAREAYPDLRFEVGSMAALDLADGRLNGIVSYYSVIHTPPQEVPSYFAEFRRILAPDGHLSLAFFESEGEPVTAFDHKVVTAYRWPIDDLAGLAGEAGFVEVGRMLRAPREQERQFRHGHLLMRAAK, from the coding sequence GTGACCGAACCCTCCTCGCATCTCGGCGCGACAGCGGATGCCTACGACGCCGTCGCAGTACGCTACGCCGAACTCTTCCGTAATGATCTCGACGCTCTTCCGCTGGATCGCGCGATGCTCGCCGCGTTCGCCGACCTCGTACGGACCACCGGCGCCGGGCCCGTCGCGGAGCTGGGATGCGGCCCGGGACGCATCACCGCGCACCTGCGGGACCTGGGGCTGGATGTCTTCGGCGTCGACCTGTCGCCGGTGATGATCGATCTCGCCCGGGAGGCATACCCGGACCTGCGGTTCGAGGTCGGCTCCATGGCCGCCCTGGACCTGGCCGACGGCCGGCTGAACGGCATCGTGTCCTACTACTCGGTCATCCACACCCCACCGCAGGAAGTGCCCTCGTACTTCGCCGAGTTCCGGCGGATACTCGCGCCTGACGGACACCTCTCGCTCGCGTTCTTCGAGTCGGAGGGTGAGCCGGTCACAGCGTTCGACCACAAAGTGGTGACGGCGTACCGATGGCCGATCGACGACCTCGCCGGGCTGGCCGGTGAAGCCGGGTTCGTGGAGGTCGGCCGGATGCTGCGTGCGCCGCGCGAGCAGGAACGCCAGTTCCGCCATGGCCATCTGCTGATGCGCGCAGCCAAGTAG
- a CDS encoding MFS transporter yields MSHPTSITSPRHTTAAPSTPDQPPSWAPAAPTIALLTALGVLMVGQMYTVLALLHPMATALGTTPEQVTWTATAFGFAYAAGFLLAGPLSDRYGSRAVITAGLVAATSATPAVSAALNLPTVIALRSLQGLTAATFAPSALSYVVHHIAPQRRGTALTCITSGMFAAAVLLQIGAQAVAEGLGWRAVFWLGAALMALSLIPVRRVLRPTLRHGPGGGLSQAFAAMPRLLRRPRMVALYLSTVALMASFVAVYTAVAIAGPAGIAGNSSAILALRASALPALIAIPVLARVLQRLAAPLRAVLAFALAALTVAAGSFLGGHTVPLAIALLLFVAAVAAAAPAVVETINATAPHARGAAVALYGCSMFIGASLGPQLTGALAGLGFGGILRVVAAALVLGVLLALPALRHHRTQ; encoded by the coding sequence ATGTCCCACCCCACTTCCATCACTTCCCCCCGGCACACAACGGCCGCGCCCAGCACCCCGGACCAGCCGCCCTCCTGGGCGCCCGCCGCCCCGACCATCGCGCTGCTGACCGCACTCGGCGTCCTGATGGTCGGCCAGATGTACACCGTCCTGGCCCTGCTGCATCCCATGGCCACCGCGCTCGGCACAACACCAGAGCAGGTCACCTGGACGGCGACGGCGTTCGGCTTCGCCTACGCCGCCGGGTTTCTGCTGGCCGGTCCGCTGTCGGACCGCTACGGTTCGCGCGCCGTGATCACGGCCGGGCTCGTGGCCGCCACGTCAGCCACCCCGGCGGTCAGCGCCGCCCTCAACCTCCCCACGGTGATCGCCCTGCGCAGCCTGCAGGGACTCACCGCAGCGACCTTCGCGCCCTCCGCGCTCTCCTACGTCGTCCACCACATCGCGCCACAGCGTCGCGGCACGGCTCTGACCTGCATCACCAGTGGCATGTTCGCCGCCGCCGTGCTCCTGCAGATCGGCGCCCAGGCCGTCGCGGAGGGGCTCGGCTGGCGCGCGGTCTTCTGGCTCGGCGCCGCCCTCATGGCCCTGAGCCTGATCCCGGTGCGCCGCGTCCTTCGGCCCACCCTCCGTCATGGCCCCGGCGGCGGGCTGAGCCAGGCGTTCGCGGCGATGCCGCGACTACTGCGCCGGCCGCGCATGGTCGCCCTCTACCTGTCGACCGTGGCCCTGATGGCCTCCTTCGTCGCCGTCTACACGGCGGTGGCCATCGCCGGGCCGGCCGGCATCGCCGGGAACTCCTCCGCGATCCTCGCCCTGCGAGCCAGCGCGCTGCCCGCCCTGATCGCCATCCCCGTGCTCGCCCGTGTGCTTCAGCGCCTGGCCGCACCCCTGCGCGCGGTCCTCGCCTTCGCGCTGGCCGCCCTCACCGTCGCGGCCGGCTCCTTCCTCGGCGGTCACACCGTGCCGCTGGCCATTGCCCTGCTCCTGTTCGTGGCAGCCGTCGCGGCAGCGGCACCCGCCGTCGTCGAGACCATCAACGCCACGGCCCCGCACGCCCGCGGCGCGGCCGTCGCCCTCTACGGATGCAGCATGTTCATCGGCGCCAGCCTGGGCCCGCAGCTCACCGGAGCTCTGGCCGGCCTCGGCTTCGGCGGCATCCTGCGCGTCGTCGCCGCCGCGCTCGTCCTCGGCGTCCTCCTGGCCCTGCCGGCCCTCCGCCACCACCGCACCCAATGA
- a CDS encoding amidohydrolase family protein: MNVNVTTSAAVLEELRRRPADRRRILFTGATIVTMDPDLGVIDRGDLLVEGDTITAVGPGLSAGDAVVVDATGTILAPGFVDTHRHAWEAQLRRIMPDVDDLGGYVMATLAGYATVYRPQDMYIGTRLAALTAIDSGITTMLDFSHNSRTREHSDAAIQALLDTGIRGVHASMGPHFGTWDRQWPGDLTRIKDRYFSSDDQLLTLRLATLATDEIAGPALAYGPELARVAQDLGIGVSVDAVFGTSSSEAVLRWARDGILSPDVTLIHSTGLTSEAWKAMGETGTTVALAPTSDAQIGLETAIPAIDEALSVGIRPGLSIDVEVALASDMFTQMRALHAIQRMRAVNAAYGTSGDLSRITTHDVLDFATLQGARTNGLAGVTGSLTPGKKADLLVVQAEDLNNMPLNDPIGTLVLGSDARNITAVLINGEPRKWDGQVLDVNLPALRSEVHASREYVLNTPAA, from the coding sequence ATGAACGTCAACGTCACCACCAGCGCCGCCGTGCTCGAAGAGCTCCGGCGCCGGCCCGCCGACCGGCGGCGCATCCTGTTCACCGGCGCGACCATCGTCACCATGGACCCCGACCTCGGTGTCATCGACCGCGGCGACCTCCTTGTCGAGGGCGACACGATCACCGCGGTCGGCCCCGGCCTGAGCGCGGGCGACGCCGTGGTCGTCGACGCCACGGGCACGATCCTCGCCCCCGGCTTCGTCGACACCCACCGCCACGCCTGGGAGGCCCAGCTGCGCCGGATCATGCCCGACGTCGACGACCTCGGCGGCTACGTCATGGCGACCCTGGCCGGCTATGCCACGGTCTACCGGCCCCAGGACATGTACATCGGCACCCGCCTGGCCGCGCTCACCGCGATCGACAGCGGCATCACGACCATGCTCGACTTCTCCCACAACTCCCGCACCCGCGAACACTCCGACGCCGCCATCCAGGCCCTCCTCGACACCGGCATCCGCGGCGTGCACGCCTCCATGGGACCGCACTTCGGCACATGGGACCGGCAGTGGCCCGGCGACCTGACCCGTATCAAGGACCGGTACTTCAGCAGCGACGACCAGTTGCTCACCCTGCGCCTGGCGACCCTGGCCACCGACGAGATCGCCGGACCGGCCCTCGCCTACGGTCCCGAACTCGCCCGCGTCGCACAGGACTTGGGTATCGGAGTGAGTGTGGACGCCGTCTTCGGCACATCCTCCTCCGAGGCGGTCCTGCGCTGGGCCAGGGACGGCATTCTCAGCCCCGACGTCACCCTCATCCACTCCACCGGACTGACCTCCGAGGCGTGGAAGGCGATGGGGGAGACCGGCACCACCGTCGCCCTTGCCCCCACGTCCGACGCGCAGATCGGCCTCGAGACGGCGATCCCCGCCATCGACGAGGCCCTGTCCGTCGGCATCCGCCCCGGCCTGAGTATCGACGTCGAAGTCGCCCTCGCCAGCGACATGTTCACACAGATGCGGGCCCTGCACGCCATCCAGCGGATGCGCGCGGTCAACGCCGCGTACGGAACGAGCGGCGATCTCTCCCGCATCACCACCCACGACGTCCTGGACTTCGCCACCCTCCAGGGCGCCCGCACCAACGGCCTGGCCGGCGTCACCGGCTCTCTCACCCCGGGCAAGAAGGCCGACCTGCTGGTCGTCCAGGCCGAGGACCTGAACAACATGCCGCTCAACGACCCCATCGGCACCCTCGTGCTGGGCTCCGACGCCCGCAACATCACCGCCGTCCTCATCAACGGCGAGCCCCGCAAGTGGGACGGACAGGTCCTCGACGTCAACCTGCCCGCCCTGCGCAGCGAGGTGCACGCCTCGCGCGAGTACGTCCTGAACACCCCGGCCGCCTGA
- a CDS encoding Atu4866 domain-containing protein, giving the protein MSITDTGTGTGTVSWNPNALDEILSNDEGRPVLFTNARILTMDPLIGTMTGADLLFVGSLVVGVGPAIVTAAQDDNAIVVDCTGMTIAPAVVDTVALAGGRGHRSEYVATLTPGNTSDFLVVRDEFAADVPSAVATLMTRPEQVRALVAAGRPVLWVGTEAPGRAAAPEAGISASGDLTGSPRVGVWIDKNDFLHQELTADGRYDETRGGRPHAYQGRYWIDGDRIDYLDDLGFWAYGEFQGDELHHAGYVMKLG; this is encoded by the coding sequence ATGAGCATCACCGACACCGGCACCGGCACCGGCACCGTGAGCTGGAACCCCAACGCCCTCGACGAGATCCTCTCGAACGACGAGGGGCGTCCCGTCCTGTTCACCAACGCCCGCATCCTGACGATGGACCCGCTGATCGGGACCATGACCGGCGCCGACCTGCTGTTCGTCGGCTCCCTGGTCGTAGGGGTCGGCCCCGCCATCGTCACCGCGGCACAGGACGACAACGCGATCGTCGTCGACTGCACCGGCATGACCATCGCCCCCGCGGTAGTGGACACTGTCGCGCTGGCCGGCGGCCGTGGTCACCGCTCGGAGTACGTCGCGACGCTGACCCCGGGCAACACCTCCGACTTCCTGGTGGTGCGCGACGAGTTCGCCGCCGACGTGCCGAGTGCGGTGGCCACTCTCATGACCCGGCCGGAGCAGGTCCGCGCACTCGTCGCGGCCGGTCGGCCCGTCCTGTGGGTCGGCACCGAAGCCCCCGGCCGGGCCGCCGCCCCCGAGGCGGGCATATCGGCCTCCGGTGACCTGACCGGCAGCCCGCGCGTCGGCGTCTGGATCGACAAGAACGACTTCCTGCACCAGGAGCTCACCGCCGACGGTCGCTACGACGAGACCCGGGGCGGCCGTCCGCACGCCTACCAGGGCCGGTACTGGATCGACGGCGACCGCATCGACTACCTGGACGACCTCGGCTTCTGGGCCTACGGAGAGTTCCAGGGCGACGAACTCCACCACGCGGGTTACGTCATGAAGCTGGGCTGA
- a CDS encoding Atu4866 domain-containing protein — MTSNDTPRDPHPYVGMWVPADGFIRQELLPNGRYDEARGNRQSAYTGSYAVTGNHLDYVDDTGFTATGDVRDGVLFHEHLVLYREGDERARRRA, encoded by the coding sequence ATGACCAGCAACGACACGCCCCGCGACCCACACCCGTACGTCGGGATGTGGGTGCCCGCGGACGGCTTCATCCGCCAGGAACTACTGCCGAACGGCCGCTACGACGAGGCCCGCGGCAACCGCCAGAGCGCTTACACCGGCAGCTACGCCGTCACCGGCAACCACCTCGATTACGTCGACGACACCGGCTTCACCGCGACCGGCGACGTCCGCGACGGCGTTCTCTTCCACGAGCACCTGGTGCTCTACCGCGAGGGCGACGAGCGCGCCCGGCGGCGAGCCTGA
- a CDS encoding SDR family NAD(P)-dependent oxidoreductase: protein MAMSVPTSMSIGRKVVLVTGASSGIGAATAKLLAERGHHVVPGGRHAERLKEITEDIHAAGGSAEYHALDVTGAKQVRAFIDSAYSRHGRVDVSEIIVRPTASQT, encoded by the coding sequence ATGGCCATGTCGGTGCCCACGTCCATGTCCATCGGCCGGAAAGTCGTGCTGGTCACCGGCGCCAGCAGCGGCATCGGCGCGGCGACCGCCAAGCTGCTCGCCGAGCGAGGTCACCATGTCGTGCCCGGCGGCCGCCACGCCGAACGGCTCAAGGAAATCACCGAGGACATTCACGCGGCCGGCGGCAGCGCCGAGTACCACGCCCTGGATGTGACCGGTGCCAAACAGGTACGGGCCTTCATCGACTCCGCCTACAGTCGGCACGGCCGCGTCGACGTCAGCGAGATCATTGTCCGTCCCACGGCCAGCCAGACCTGA